In one Candidatus Nitronereus thalassa genomic region, the following are encoded:
- a CDS encoding DUF4340 domain-containing protein: MTNYRTTILLAIIFAGLGVYLYTIEVPTIEQETIEQLEVQRLLPFDYRDVTEFHLTTRTESIRLTRDDRRRWSIVEPVQAKGDSREVENILRALEIGKISRVLQEQEQDLSQYGLDSPNATIQLTAGDQSETLHLGGVAPLTSTLYGQRQSDKQILLTTLSVSDFRRKTLFTFRYKDVMFFDRNQVERIQLQTGSQEIALHRIASIHGLTGNWRFSTPFEGPADKTSVGLLLMTLEDLSAVDFIDAQTEKEALLKQFPEPMLTATLHTGQRSHLVAFFQPSNNAKNAYAVTSADQPIYQISPAVLQGLPKRAFDLQDKRLFGMEMAEIGLLTVTTPSKTYTVVQQHGEWFLDGAPDQPINQQEIKLFVSRVVDLPAEFSVSFEEEGLQDYELSTPAITIVGIDTKGRQRGNLALGKSEGGLVYAMGSGLPGVYQARSIILTQFPSL, translated from the coding sequence ATGACCAACTATCGAACAACCATTTTGCTCGCCATCATCTTCGCCGGTCTTGGAGTCTACCTCTATACCATCGAAGTCCCGACGATTGAACAAGAAACCATTGAGCAACTGGAAGTTCAACGTCTCCTGCCTTTTGATTATCGGGATGTCACAGAATTCCACCTCACCACCCGTACCGAATCCATTCGTCTGACAAGAGACGATCGCCGCCGATGGAGCATTGTGGAACCGGTACAAGCCAAAGGCGATTCACGAGAAGTTGAAAACATCCTTCGCGCCTTGGAAATCGGGAAAATTTCACGCGTGCTTCAAGAACAAGAACAGGACCTTAGTCAATATGGTCTCGACTCCCCGAATGCCACGATTCAACTGACCGCCGGGGATCAATCCGAAACCCTTCACCTTGGCGGGGTCGCACCCTTAACCTCTACATTGTATGGCCAACGACAATCGGATAAGCAGATTCTTTTGACTACCTTATCCGTCTCAGACTTTCGGCGAAAAACTCTTTTTACCTTTAGATATAAAGACGTGATGTTTTTTGATCGAAACCAAGTCGAGCGCATTCAGCTTCAAACTGGCTCTCAAGAAATTGCCCTCCATCGAATCGCCTCAATTCATGGTCTCACGGGCAATTGGCGATTTTCCACCCCCTTCGAAGGGCCTGCGGATAAAACCTCTGTAGGGCTCCTGCTTATGACCCTGGAAGACTTATCAGCCGTTGACTTTATCGATGCACAAACGGAGAAGGAGGCCTTGCTCAAGCAATTTCCCGAACCGATGTTGACAGCCACGCTTCATACTGGCCAACGAAGCCACCTCGTGGCGTTTTTTCAACCTTCGAACAACGCTAAAAACGCGTACGCCGTCACTTCGGCCGATCAACCCATTTACCAGATCTCGCCCGCAGTGCTCCAAGGCCTTCCCAAGAGGGCCTTCGATCTTCAAGACAAACGATTGTTTGGAATGGAAATGGCAGAGATCGGACTACTGACGGTCACGACTCCTTCAAAGACCTATACGGTTGTGCAGCAGCATGGGGAATGGTTTTTGGATGGGGCACCAGACCAACCCATTAATCAACAAGAAATAAAATTATTTGTGAGCCGGGTCGTCGACTTACCTGCTGAATTTTCGGTGAGTTTTGAGGAGGAAGGGTTGCAGGACTATGAATTGTCTACCCCCGCTATAACCATTGTGGGAATTGATACCAAAGGCCGCCAACGAGGTAATTTAGCCTTGGGTAAAAGTGAAGGCGGCTTAGTTTATGCGATGGGGTCGGGATTACCTGGGGTGTATCAAGCGAGATCGATTATTCTCACCCAATTCCCGTCTTTATAA
- a CDS encoding Crp/Fnr family transcriptional regulator, with protein MSLPTLLRSLPLFAPLSESDYELLLKDIQEIPYRKGEYIFREGDPTEWFHIVKEGTVKCVKSSTDGRDMTLKVLTPGDLFCCEASVFEGSAHPGCAKVLDGATVLKIPKARYLEILRRNPEMAIEVIQYLGERLREAQDNAKSLVFHRAERRLASILLSLANKAGKPNPEGIRLQARLTRLDLADMAGLTVETTTRIMGRLKTDKIVIGKAKNIIISDIKSLQALANPPQNPSQKEEFTSPLYKINPSKT; from the coding sequence ATGTCACTTCCTACACTTCTCCGCTCCCTTCCCTTATTTGCGCCACTCTCGGAATCGGATTACGAACTTCTCTTAAAAGACATTCAAGAAATTCCCTATCGCAAAGGGGAATATATTTTTCGCGAAGGCGACCCAACAGAATGGTTTCATATTGTCAAAGAAGGCACGGTCAAATGCGTAAAATCTTCCACGGATGGCCGAGACATGACCTTGAAGGTCCTCACCCCTGGGGACCTCTTCTGTTGCGAAGCCTCGGTCTTTGAAGGCTCAGCCCACCCGGGTTGCGCCAAGGTGTTAGATGGGGCCACCGTCCTCAAAATCCCCAAAGCCCGTTATTTAGAAATTCTTCGCCGCAACCCCGAGATGGCGATTGAGGTCATCCAATATCTCGGAGAACGATTACGGGAAGCCCAGGACAATGCCAAATCCCTGGTGTTTCACCGAGCCGAACGACGATTGGCCTCGATCCTTCTTTCCTTGGCCAACAAGGCTGGGAAACCCAATCCCGAAGGCATTCGACTTCAAGCCAGGCTGACTCGTCTGGACTTGGCTGATATGGCTGGGTTGACAGTGGAAACTACCACACGAATCATGGGCCGCCTCAAAACAGACAAAATTGTCATCGGTAAAGCCAAAAACATCATTATTTCCGACATCAAATCTCTCCAAGCCTTGGCAAACCCCCCACAGAATCCTTCACAAAAGGAGGAATTTACTTCCCCCCTGTACAAGATTAACCCCTCAAAAACATGA
- the nirK gene encoding copper-containing nitrite reductase, whose translation MFFLWKIRSCFAIASLLCLLPFGALAEQPTIQATLTFAPKVPPPISRSTQARVVVDFEANEFTGELTHGEQYTYWGFNQSVPGPMIRVRQNDTVEFHLKNHKDNRFPHNIDLHAVNGPGGGAAVNLVIPGKKSIFSFKVLNPGLYIYHCASPVPNIPAHIANGMYGMILVEPEQGLPKVDREFYVLQSEFFTQPSTQPDLLELSMEKGLAEHPDYVVFNGKDGALTGDGALKAVAGETVRMFFGNIGPNSISSFHIIGEIFDTVYIEGSLKGAVNHNVQTTVVPSAGSTIVEFIVDVPGDYLLVDHSIFRVAKGAVGFLSVTGKEKPDIFKSIQK comes from the coding sequence ATGTTTTTTCTTTGGAAGATCCGTTCGTGTTTTGCAATTGCCTCTCTGCTCTGCCTTCTGCCATTCGGTGCCCTGGCAGAACAACCCACGATTCAGGCCACATTAACCTTTGCCCCGAAGGTACCACCTCCAATTTCCAGATCGACTCAAGCGCGTGTCGTCGTAGACTTTGAAGCCAATGAATTCACTGGAGAACTCACTCACGGCGAGCAATATACCTATTGGGGGTTTAATCAATCAGTCCCGGGGCCAATGATTCGGGTTCGTCAAAATGACACCGTGGAATTTCACCTCAAAAATCACAAGGACAACCGATTTCCACATAACATTGATTTGCATGCAGTGAACGGGCCTGGTGGGGGAGCTGCCGTCAATCTTGTCATACCAGGGAAGAAATCAATCTTTTCGTTTAAAGTTCTCAATCCAGGATTGTATATCTACCACTGTGCATCCCCCGTTCCTAATATTCCAGCACATATTGCCAATGGCATGTACGGAATGATTTTAGTGGAACCCGAGCAAGGGCTCCCCAAAGTGGATCGTGAATTCTACGTACTGCAAAGTGAGTTTTTCACCCAACCCTCGACTCAACCCGACCTGCTGGAACTGTCGATGGAAAAAGGATTAGCAGAACATCCCGACTATGTGGTGTTTAATGGAAAGGACGGTGCCCTAACCGGCGATGGAGCCTTAAAAGCCGTGGCTGGGGAAACGGTGCGTATGTTTTTCGGCAATATCGGCCCGAACAGCATCTCCTCGTTCCACATCATCGGTGAGATTTTTGATACCGTGTATATTGAAGGATCGCTGAAAGGGGCAGTCAATCATAATGTCCAGACGACGGTCGTACCCTCGGCTGGATCGACGATTGTCGAATTTATAGTGGATGTGCCTGGTGATTATTTACTCGTAGACCACAGCATTTTCCGCGTAGCGAAAGGTGCAGTAGGCTTTTTGTCGGTAACCGGCAAGGAAAAACCTGACATTTTCAAAAGTATTCAAAAGTAG
- a CDS encoding cupin domain-containing protein, protein MKVISLADYQAYSSEKMKKHNLFQTSRFFCDVYCFEPGQEQKAHAHADQDKVYLVLDGQGSFRVGDQEQVLGPGQGVMAPAGEEHGVVNTSGARLRVLVFMAPNPA, encoded by the coding sequence ATGAAGGTAATTAGTCTGGCGGACTATCAAGCGTATTCCAGCGAGAAAATGAAAAAACATAATCTGTTCCAAACCTCTCGCTTTTTTTGTGATGTGTATTGTTTTGAGCCAGGACAGGAGCAAAAAGCCCATGCGCATGCTGATCAAGATAAGGTGTATTTGGTGCTGGATGGGCAGGGGTCATTTCGGGTTGGAGACCAAGAGCAGGTGCTAGGACCTGGTCAAGGAGTTATGGCTCCGGCCGGCGAGGAACATGGGGTTGTCAACACATCTGGAGCCCGTTTGCGGGTACTGGTGTTTATGGCACCCAATCCCGCGTAA
- a CDS encoding DsbA family protein encodes MNLLKIFRNQVIWTAGLLLLLASPLQAEDKLPGDYRLMDEPEIHTKGKVVLLEFADFYCPHCHMFESEVVTQLKKEFGDRLEVRMVGFPVMRGKLPTAFEMYEQAKSMGRGSEMKSVLFRTIHKDKIHIFDRSLRALLIREVGLNVKDFETGMSSGEPYKELEQGKKWGERIGVTHTPTIVLNGNIRVDKIDIENLRTLIIGILKQDQAG; translated from the coding sequence ATGAATCTTCTGAAGATTTTTCGAAATCAAGTGATATGGACGGCAGGGCTCCTGCTGCTCCTTGCCAGCCCACTTCAAGCCGAGGACAAACTTCCAGGCGATTACCGGCTTATGGATGAACCGGAAATTCACACCAAGGGCAAAGTCGTCCTCTTAGAATTTGCTGATTTTTATTGCCCCCACTGCCACATGTTTGAAAGTGAAGTTGTCACACAACTTAAAAAAGAATTTGGAGATCGGTTAGAAGTGCGAATGGTTGGGTTCCCTGTCATGCGTGGAAAGCTCCCCACGGCCTTCGAAATGTACGAGCAAGCTAAATCCATGGGCAGGGGTTCTGAAATGAAATCCGTCCTATTTCGCACCATTCATAAGGACAAAATTCATATTTTTGATCGAAGCCTGCGAGCCCTCTTAATCCGTGAAGTCGGACTCAATGTAAAAGACTTTGAGACGGGAATGTCTAGCGGGGAACCTTATAAGGAATTAGAACAAGGGAAAAAATGGGGAGAACGCATCGGGGTTACTCACACTCCGACCATCGTGTTGAACGGTAATATTCGTGTGGATAAAATAGATATTGAAAACCTAAGAACCCTGATCATAGGAATTCTCAAGCAAGATCAAGCCGGCTAG
- a CDS encoding FkbM family methyltransferase: MMDPWQVVEIKPGLRLSVDLRIANQNSLFWFFEETEPALQWAIRTLLPTDGTFFDVGANAGLMGLLAAYDRNAKVFFVEPHPRLAQTVQNNYDLNSFKHPAHVLQWAASDREGEATLHVHDSRNDGAHTLIEFSESVGSHIVQTKRLDWFLEKAGITLVDLMKIDAEGHDYEVLVGLGEFLRPSTLPLIYVEMEHFEGFSQPIWNLLLERGYEPFSAVSAFIDTLYKYERMQQSGKSIAWFKPATRLTGGNMLWVERGSANQETLVRYYAASSNLQASD, from the coding sequence ATGATGGACCCATGGCAAGTTGTGGAAATAAAGCCAGGCCTTCGCCTTTCAGTGGACCTACGAATAGCTAACCAGAACAGCCTTTTTTGGTTTTTTGAAGAGACTGAGCCTGCCTTGCAATGGGCCATTAGAACACTTCTTCCCACCGATGGGACGTTTTTCGACGTAGGGGCTAATGCAGGTTTAATGGGATTACTTGCGGCATATGATCGAAACGCAAAGGTGTTTTTTGTTGAACCCCATCCTCGGTTGGCACAAACTGTTCAAAATAATTACGATCTTAATAGTTTCAAGCACCCGGCGCACGTTTTGCAGTGGGCCGCATCAGATAGGGAGGGCGAGGCTACGCTTCATGTGCATGATTCGCGAAATGATGGAGCTCATACGCTAATAGAATTTTCCGAATCGGTAGGGTCCCACATTGTTCAGACGAAACGCCTTGATTGGTTTTTAGAGAAGGCCGGTATTACCTTGGTAGATCTTATGAAAATTGATGCGGAAGGTCATGATTATGAGGTTCTTGTGGGATTGGGAGAATTTTTGAGGCCCTCTACACTTCCCTTGATCTATGTAGAGATGGAACATTTCGAAGGTTTTTCGCAACCAATTTGGAATCTCCTGTTAGAACGAGGGTATGAGCCTTTTTCAGCCGTTTCAGCCTTCATTGATACCCTTTACAAGTATGAAAGGATGCAGCAATCCGGTAAGTCCATTGCATGGTTTAAACCAGCCACGAGATTGACGGGAGGAAATATGTTGTGGGTTGAGCGTGGGTCGGCTAACCAAGAGACTCTTGTCCGTTATTATGCAGCCTCATCGAACCTTCAGGCTTCAGATTGA
- the rfaQ gene encoding putative lipopolysaccharide heptosyltransferase III has translation MGASFENILVIKLRYIGDVLLTTPLLRVLRKQYPQAKITVLVNPGTEAVLENNPCVDRVAVLPRGNVLQQVPFLRFIRSCRFDCVIDLSDGDRSAFLTAISGAPMKVGLNHEGRWRGKVYSWALAGRYGTMPMVDYHSQVLIPLGLSPRPYAPELHVSPEEDQAADQILERHGLNNSKWIMLHPAARYWFKAWPPDRFAALGDALVKEGFQVVIVGSENERSTADFVTRAAQLKLISFVGQTSIRQLAALMKKCSLFVGNDAGPMHMAAAVDCPVLALFGPTDPVVWGPWGEKCQIIYKGLDCRECFHPGCSRGEMSCMNLIGGEEVLVAAKRILEKNAHFL, from the coding sequence ATGGGCGCCTCCTTTGAAAATATCCTCGTCATTAAACTTCGGTATATTGGTGATGTTCTTCTCACCACCCCGCTCCTCCGTGTTCTCCGCAAGCAATATCCCCAGGCAAAAATTACGGTCCTTGTGAACCCTGGGACAGAAGCTGTTCTGGAAAATAATCCCTGTGTTGATCGTGTTGCTGTCCTGCCTCGTGGCAATGTGCTTCAACAAGTACCATTCCTCAGATTCATTCGTTCCTGTCGATTTGATTGTGTGATCGACTTATCCGACGGGGATCGGTCCGCCTTTCTCACGGCCATTTCTGGGGCACCAATGAAAGTCGGCTTGAATCATGAGGGCCGATGGCGAGGGAAGGTCTATTCTTGGGCCTTGGCTGGAAGATATGGAACGATGCCGATGGTAGATTATCATTCTCAGGTGCTCATTCCTCTTGGACTTTCTCCCCGACCTTATGCCCCTGAACTCCATGTCAGTCCAGAGGAAGATCAAGCTGCTGATCAAATTTTGGAACGGCATGGGTTGAACAACTCAAAATGGATCATGCTGCATCCCGCAGCCAGGTATTGGTTTAAGGCTTGGCCTCCTGATCGGTTTGCTGCGTTGGGGGATGCCCTCGTGAAAGAGGGATTTCAAGTGGTCATCGTAGGAAGTGAAAATGAACGAAGTACCGCGGATTTTGTGACGAGAGCTGCTCAACTGAAATTGATTTCTTTCGTAGGGCAGACTAGCATTCGGCAATTGGCGGCATTGATGAAGAAATGCAGTTTATTTGTAGGAAATGATGCGGGCCCCATGCATATGGCGGCCGCTGTTGATTGCCCTGTGTTGGCCTTGTTTGGGCCAACGGATCCTGTGGTATGGGGACCCTGGGGAGAGAAATGTCAAATTATATATAAGGGCCTGGATTGCCGAGAATGTTTCCATCCTGGATGTTCCAGGGGCGAAATGAGTTGCATGAATTTAATTGGAGGTGAAGAAGTATTGGTTGCAGCAAAAAGGATACTGGAAAAAAATGCTCATTTTCTGTGA
- a CDS encoding glycosyltransferase family 4 protein yields MTKIKVLQAAHRLDMGGTEKALQVFCKYLDKSKFEVMACGWQQGGCRVNELEKLGIPVIVGPVDLDAIVREHKIDICHVYRSGHHEPGSLPSKSNGWPKIVETSIFHDFDPIEGERIDCHLFMSEFSQMRYLQRESPRASAQYAVMYNPVDFEELLPRQKEFSYTIGRCSRADDAKWHRVCIDCLPKVFRKVPEAQCVIQGIPNTMRERLAQLSLGERVKISEPNVHVQEFYQKIDIFTHGARVGETFGSVIAEAMANKIPVVTLSTPRGKKSNAQVELVEDRVTGFVCRWSWQYANAVIELLRNHDLRARFARQGYEKAREKFEASRLTRKLESVYTSLMDGPHV; encoded by the coding sequence ATGACTAAAATTAAGGTTTTGCAAGCTGCACATCGTTTGGATATGGGAGGCACTGAGAAGGCCCTTCAAGTGTTTTGTAAATACTTGGACAAATCAAAATTTGAGGTTATGGCCTGTGGATGGCAGCAGGGCGGTTGTCGTGTCAACGAATTGGAAAAGCTCGGGATTCCAGTCATTGTTGGGCCCGTGGACCTGGACGCAATTGTCCGTGAGCATAAGATTGATATCTGTCATGTCTATCGATCCGGGCACCATGAACCAGGCTCTCTCCCAAGTAAATCCAATGGTTGGCCAAAAATTGTTGAAACCAGCATTTTTCATGATTTTGATCCGATCGAGGGGGAGCGAATCGACTGCCATCTCTTTATGTCGGAATTCTCCCAAATGCGGTATCTTCAACGTGAATCTCCACGAGCTTCTGCGCAATACGCTGTGATGTATAATCCCGTCGATTTTGAGGAGTTATTGCCGAGACAAAAAGAGTTCTCTTATACCATAGGCCGGTGCAGTCGGGCGGATGATGCCAAATGGCATCGCGTGTGTATTGATTGCTTGCCCAAAGTGTTTCGAAAGGTGCCTGAGGCTCAGTGCGTGATTCAGGGGATACCGAATACGATGCGAGAACGTTTAGCGCAGTTGTCCTTAGGAGAGAGAGTAAAAATTTCTGAGCCCAATGTTCATGTCCAAGAATTTTATCAAAAAATTGATATCTTTACCCATGGCGCTCGAGTCGGGGAAACGTTTGGCAGCGTCATTGCTGAAGCCATGGCCAATAAAATTCCTGTGGTGACGTTGAGCACACCTCGTGGGAAAAAATCGAATGCGCAGGTGGAATTGGTCGAGGATCGTGTCACTGGGTTTGTCTGTCGATGGAGTTGGCAATATGCCAATGCGGTTATCGAGTTGCTGAGGAATCATGATCTGAGAGCGCGGTTTGCCAGACAAGGCTATGAAAAGGCGCGTGAGAAATTCGAAGCCTCACGGCTGACGAGAAAACTTGAAAGCGTTTATACCTCACTGATGGATGGACCACATGTGTGA
- a CDS encoding glycosyltransferase family 1 protein, giving the protein MKIGIDAAPLIQPFGGIANYAKHLLQALLELKSGDIFFGYIPTGMRARLPWPAEKYSGQMNWVEVSPLSFRGRGSYDQLDVYHGTNFKVQTSGRHGTVLTIHDLWLDRYPEYSKKLFGQRLSFMRTKRRVHRATRVIAVSEFTASEVQTLYDLPPTRVSVVYHGMSKEFFPDAGEETDYYALRERLGIPDKPFILFVGGANPRKNHQSLLKAFALNEFFRQGFSLVLVGSPTFKKISIKRNIHDLNLGNSVVCIDQLPPEELRILYSRTSLFVFPSKYEGFGFPVLEAMACGASVVTSRCSALPEVSGDAAVLVDPDNVQELEQAMLSVLQDPKVQETFRRRGRKQAASFNWTRAAEETLRVYQSIVSSH; this is encoded by the coding sequence ATGAAGATTGGCATTGATGCAGCCCCCCTGATTCAACCGTTTGGGGGTATCGCAAATTATGCCAAGCATCTGCTGCAGGCCTTGTTAGAACTCAAAAGCGGAGATATTTTTTTTGGGTATATTCCAACCGGAATGAGAGCTCGGTTACCTTGGCCTGCAGAGAAATATTCTGGCCAGATGAACTGGGTTGAAGTAAGCCCCCTAAGCTTCCGGGGTCGTGGTTCATACGATCAACTGGATGTCTATCATGGAACCAACTTCAAGGTGCAAACCTCTGGCCGGCATGGCACGGTATTGACCATCCATGATCTTTGGTTAGACCGATATCCCGAATATTCCAAAAAGTTGTTTGGTCAACGTCTTTCGTTTATGCGGACGAAACGGCGGGTGCATCGGGCCACACGGGTGATTGCTGTATCAGAATTTACGGCGTCGGAAGTTCAAACATTATATGATCTTCCACCGACGAGGGTTTCGGTCGTTTATCATGGAATGTCAAAAGAATTTTTCCCAGATGCTGGGGAAGAAACGGACTATTATGCCTTGCGCGAACGACTCGGCATTCCTGACAAACCATTTATCTTGTTTGTGGGAGGCGCTAATCCTAGAAAAAATCACCAGTCGCTCCTTAAGGCCTTTGCCTTAAACGAATTTTTTCGTCAAGGGTTTTCTCTTGTTCTGGTGGGGAGTCCAACGTTTAAAAAAATTTCGATTAAACGAAACATTCATGATTTGAATTTGGGGAACAGCGTGGTCTGTATTGACCAACTGCCTCCTGAGGAACTTCGGATATTGTATTCAAGAACTTCACTGTTTGTGTTTCCATCGAAGTACGAAGGATTTGGGTTTCCTGTTCTTGAGGCCATGGCTTGTGGGGCTTCAGTTGTGACCTCTCGATGCTCGGCGTTGCCAGAGGTTTCTGGGGATGCGGCGGTCTTAGTCGATCCTGACAATGTTCAAGAATTAGAGCAGGCGATGTTGTCCGTTCTTCAGGATCCCAAGGTTCAGGAAACCTTTAGGCGACGGGGAAGGAAACAGGCTGCCAGTTTTAATTGGACACGAGCTGCGGAGGAAACTCTTCGGGTCTATCAATCGATAGTCTCATCTCATTGA
- a CDS encoding glycosyltransferase family protein: MKILFITLPDPDHQTDQLYTGLCSLLGSDKVVDFPSKPTYHDPAAKIWFVPQASSPPTSQEEIMEGLRERQFSCMCFAPRPVAFKTLDALQKSGIPLPPLILFDGEEDSRIRHELLARYPIQLYFKRDYVWGTRNRAWDFIDATRAFHWNRSLFARTHPLPLAVALPTIPPIPDMQKTFDISYTGRSSHPCRPKVVNILRRTSTFKFDGGLFRDPYDQTYKMKGTWIERAKDKYLPSIASPPPYEVARLSPSLDHPGIPPYFHQIFQSKIAVSLRGGGLTPPIRYYEIVACKTLLLSDIPYSVIPNNFIHKVHAVFFKRNLTDIVELVEYYLRHDAERQEIIEQGYQHLIKYHTCEKRAEYFLDICRKAL, translated from the coding sequence ATGAAAATACTATTCATCACACTTCCAGATCCCGACCATCAAACTGACCAATTGTATACCGGACTCTGTTCCTTGTTAGGATCTGACAAGGTTGTGGATTTTCCTTCTAAACCAACTTACCACGACCCTGCGGCAAAAATCTGGTTTGTCCCTCAAGCCTCATCACCTCCTACCTCCCAAGAAGAGATTATGGAAGGGTTACGTGAACGTCAATTTTCCTGTATGTGTTTTGCTCCCCGTCCCGTAGCATTCAAAACGTTGGATGCCCTCCAAAAATCCGGAATTCCCCTCCCCCCTTTGATCCTTTTCGATGGTGAAGAAGATTCGCGCATTCGGCATGAATTACTCGCACGCTATCCTATTCAGCTTTATTTTAAACGTGATTATGTCTGGGGAACACGCAATCGCGCATGGGACTTTATCGATGCCACGCGCGCGTTTCATTGGAACCGTTCCTTATTCGCACGGACCCATCCACTTCCCTTGGCGGTTGCCCTTCCCACCATTCCGCCGATACCCGACATGCAAAAGACCTTTGATATCTCCTATACCGGACGATCATCCCATCCCTGCCGACCCAAAGTCGTCAATATCTTACGGCGTACCTCAACCTTCAAATTTGATGGCGGCTTGTTTAGAGATCCATACGATCAAACGTACAAAATGAAGGGAACTTGGATTGAACGGGCAAAGGATAAGTATTTACCCTCAATTGCATCGCCTCCCCCATACGAAGTGGCGAGGCTTTCGCCCAGCCTGGATCATCCTGGGATACCGCCCTATTTTCATCAAATTTTCCAATCCAAAATTGCGGTATCCCTTCGGGGGGGCGGGTTAACCCCTCCCATTCGCTATTATGAGATTGTAGCCTGTAAAACACTCCTCCTCTCGGATATCCCCTATTCCGTCATCCCGAATAATTTCATCCATAAAGTCCATGCCGTATTTTTCAAACGTAACTTGACCGATATTGTAGAATTAGTTGAATACTATCTTCGACATGACGCGGAACGGCAGGAAATAATTGAGCAGGGCTACCAACACCTCATCAAATATCATACTTGTGAAAAACGAGCCGAATACTTCCTTGATATTTGCCGAAAAGCTCTGTAA